One stretch of Juglans microcarpa x Juglans regia isolate MS1-56 chromosome 3D, Jm3101_v1.0, whole genome shotgun sequence DNA includes these proteins:
- the LOC121256392 gene encoding polygalacturonase At1g48100-like isoform X2 — MEAPMTHSESQAFRAAWAAACKVEASMMIIPSNYIFLVGPISFSGPYCQPNIVFQLDGTIIAPTSSKVWGKGLLQWLEFTKLRGITIQGKGVIDGRGSVWWQDAPFDDPVDDEIELIVPLNSTVEKNLSAPVRSQLGRIMPSIKPTALRFYGSFNVTVTGITIQSSPQCHLKFDNCMGVLVHDLSVSSPGDSPNTDGIHLQNSKDILIHSSNLACGDDCVSIQTGCSNIYIHNVNCGPGHGISIGSLGKDSTKACVSNITVRDITMQNTMNGVRIKTWQGGSGSVQGVLFSNIQVSEVQIPIVIDQYYCDKRTCKNQTSAVALSGINYERIRGTYTVKPVHFACSDSLPCLDVTLTAIQLKPQQEKYHMYDPFCWQTFGELRTPTIPPIDCLQIGKPSNNGVQSDHDIC, encoded by the exons ATGGAAGCACCGATGACACACAG TGAATCGCAGGCATTCCGAGCTGCATGGGCTGCTGCGTGTAAAGTGGAGGCATCAATGATGATCATTCCATCAAATTATATATTCCTTGTGGGACCCATTTCGTTCTCTGGTCCATACTGTCAACCAAACATTGTATTTCAG CTGGATGGCACAATCATTGCTCCAACGAGCTCCAAAGTTTGGGGCAAAGGTCTGCTACAATGGCTTGAGTTCACAAAGCTAAGAGGAATTACCATCCAGGGAAAAGGTGTCATTGATGGAAGAGGTTCAGTCTGGTGGCAAGATGCCCCTTTCGATGATCCTGTTGATGATGAAATAGAACTCATTGTCCCATTAAATAGCACTGTTGAAAAGAACCTGTCAGCACCG GTAAGAAGCCAGCTAGGGAGGATAATGCCAAGCATCAAGCCAACT GCACTCAGGTTTTACGGGAGTTTTAATGTGACAGTCACAGGCATAACAATTCAAAGTAGTCCCCAGTGCCACCTGAAGTTTGACAACTGCATGGGAGTGTTGGTCCATGATTTAAGTGTTTCATCTCCTGGTGACAGTCCTAATACAGATGGAATCCATCTACAGAACTCCAAAGACATTCTAATTCACAGCAGCAATCTTGCCTGTG GAGATGACTGTGTTTCTATACAAACTGGATGTTCAAACATATACATACACAATGTGAACTGTGGGCCAGGACATGGAATCAGCATTGGAAGTCTAGGAAAGGATAGCACCAAAGCCTGCGTCTCTAACATTACCGTCCGAGACATCACTATGCAGAACACTATGAATGGTGTCAGAATCAAGACATGGCAG GGAGGATCAGGCTCTGTGCAGGGGGTACTCTTTTCAAACATTCAAGTTTCTGAAGTTCAAATCCCAATTGTGATTGACCAATACTATTGTGACAAAAGGACATGCAAAAACCAAACATCAGCTGTGGCTCTATCAGGAATCAACTACGAGAGGATAAGGGGGACATACACGGTCAAGCCAGTGCACTTTGCTTGCAGTGACAGTCTTCCATGTCTAGATGTAACACTAACTGCCATTCAGCTAAAGCCACAGCAAGAGAAGTATCACATGTATGATCCCTTCTGCTGGCAGACTTTTGGAGAGTTGAGGACTCCCACTATACCTCCAATAGATTGTTTACAAATTGGCAAGCCATCGAACAACGGGGTTCAATCAGATCATGATATCTGTTGA
- the LOC121256392 gene encoding polygalacturonase At1g48100-like isoform X1 has product MSGLSYRSLTFMLLIALLLWSSKFETCNARRGKHWRKSRASSGTLFKKKGKSHSSGNHHHSSGGSKPKPPSHKALSPPSHKAPSPPSPAPKKGTPSSPPLPLPPPPEKGHNGGGHSATFNVLDFEAKGDGSTDDTQAFRAAWAAACKVEASMMIIPSNYIFLVGPISFSGPYCQPNIVFQLDGTIIAPTSSKVWGKGLLQWLEFTKLRGITIQGKGVIDGRGSVWWQDAPFDDPVDDEIELIVPLNSTVEKNLSAPVRSQLGRIMPSIKPTALRFYGSFNVTVTGITIQSSPQCHLKFDNCMGVLVHDLSVSSPGDSPNTDGIHLQNSKDILIHSSNLACGDDCVSIQTGCSNIYIHNVNCGPGHGISIGSLGKDSTKACVSNITVRDITMQNTMNGVRIKTWQGGSGSVQGVLFSNIQVSEVQIPIVIDQYYCDKRTCKNQTSAVALSGINYERIRGTYTVKPVHFACSDSLPCLDVTLTAIQLKPQQEKYHMYDPFCWQTFGELRTPTIPPIDCLQIGKPSNNGVQSDHDIC; this is encoded by the exons ATGAGTGGGTTGAGCTACAGAAGCCTCACATTTATGCTTCTCATTGCTCTACTTCTTTGGTCATCAAAATTCGAGACTTGCAATGCGAGAAGAGGGAAGCATTGGAGGAAAAGTAGAGCTTCCTCAGGCactctgtttaagaagaaaggaaagagtCACAGCAGTGGCAACCACCACCATAGTAGTGGAGGATCAAAACCAAAACCTCCATCTCACAAAGCTCTCTCACCTCCATCTCACAAAGCTCCCTCACCTCCATCTCCTGCACCAAAAAAGGGCACACCGTCAAGCCCGCCACTGCCGCTGCCGCCGCCGCCAGAGAAAGGTCACAATGGTGGTGGGCACTCCGCAACCTTCAACGTGCTAGATTTTGAAGCCAAGGGTGATGGAAGCACCGATGACACACAG GCATTCCGAGCTGCATGGGCTGCTGCGTGTAAAGTGGAGGCATCAATGATGATCATTCCATCAAATTATATATTCCTTGTGGGACCCATTTCGTTCTCTGGTCCATACTGTCAACCAAACATTGTATTTCAG CTGGATGGCACAATCATTGCTCCAACGAGCTCCAAAGTTTGGGGCAAAGGTCTGCTACAATGGCTTGAGTTCACAAAGCTAAGAGGAATTACCATCCAGGGAAAAGGTGTCATTGATGGAAGAGGTTCAGTCTGGTGGCAAGATGCCCCTTTCGATGATCCTGTTGATGATGAAATAGAACTCATTGTCCCATTAAATAGCACTGTTGAAAAGAACCTGTCAGCACCG GTAAGAAGCCAGCTAGGGAGGATAATGCCAAGCATCAAGCCAACT GCACTCAGGTTTTACGGGAGTTTTAATGTGACAGTCACAGGCATAACAATTCAAAGTAGTCCCCAGTGCCACCTGAAGTTTGACAACTGCATGGGAGTGTTGGTCCATGATTTAAGTGTTTCATCTCCTGGTGACAGTCCTAATACAGATGGAATCCATCTACAGAACTCCAAAGACATTCTAATTCACAGCAGCAATCTTGCCTGTG GAGATGACTGTGTTTCTATACAAACTGGATGTTCAAACATATACATACACAATGTGAACTGTGGGCCAGGACATGGAATCAGCATTGGAAGTCTAGGAAAGGATAGCACCAAAGCCTGCGTCTCTAACATTACCGTCCGAGACATCACTATGCAGAACACTATGAATGGTGTCAGAATCAAGACATGGCAG GGAGGATCAGGCTCTGTGCAGGGGGTACTCTTTTCAAACATTCAAGTTTCTGAAGTTCAAATCCCAATTGTGATTGACCAATACTATTGTGACAAAAGGACATGCAAAAACCAAACATCAGCTGTGGCTCTATCAGGAATCAACTACGAGAGGATAAGGGGGACATACACGGTCAAGCCAGTGCACTTTGCTTGCAGTGACAGTCTTCCATGTCTAGATGTAACACTAACTGCCATTCAGCTAAAGCCACAGCAAGAGAAGTATCACATGTATGATCCCTTCTGCTGGCAGACTTTTGGAGAGTTGAGGACTCCCACTATACCTCCAATAGATTGTTTACAAATTGGCAAGCCATCGAACAACGGGGTTCAATCAGATCATGATATCTGTTGA
- the LOC121253983 gene encoding probable polygalacturonase At1g80170 → MDDKFLLFSFLGMLLVVHHGVAGNVVYDDIGLLEELDQSWEMEEENEMGSSPISSWTSERGSKVLVNVDSFGADGDGVSDDTQAFLKAWDIACSTPRSVFLVPQGRTYLVNATRFQGPCSDRLVIQIDGTITAPAEPKNWDPKFPRTWLDFSQLNGVLFQGGGVIDGSGSKWWASSCKKNKSNPCRSAPTALSIDSSSAVQVKGLTIQNSQQMHFVISRSDSIRVSGVLVSSPGDSPNTDGIHITASTNVALQDCKIGTGDDCISIVNASSGIKMKRIYCGPGHGISIGSLGKDNSTGLVSKVVLDTAFLQETSNGLRIKTWQGGSGYVRGVRFQNVRMEDVSNPIIIDQFYCDSPTACQNQTSAINISQIVYRNIRGTTKSPKAMKFACSDTVPCRNIVLSNINLEKKDGTAETYCNSAEGFGYGVVQPSADCLSSRDKEYVFINQQEDAQVVKTSRSSEDIVHTEL, encoded by the exons atGGACGACAAATTCTTATTGTTCTCCTTTCTTGGTATGCTGTTAGTAGTTCATCATGGAGTTGCAGGAAACGTGGTGTATGACGACATTGGCTTGCTTGAAGAACTAGATCAAAGCTGggaaatggaagaagagaatgagatGGGATCTTCCCCAATATCTTCATGGACCAGTGAACGAGGTTCCAAGGTTCTTGTGAATGTGGATAGCTTTGGTGCGGATGGAGATGGAGTTTCTGACGACACCCAG GCATTCCTAAAAGCGTGGGACATTGCATGCTCTACGCCAAGATCAGTATTTTTGGTGCCCCAAGGACGGACATATCTAGTTAATGCGACAAGATTTCAAGGGCCATGCTCAGACAGATTAGTTATTCAG ATTGATGGAACAATAACAGCACCAGCTGAGCCAAAAAACTGGGATCCAAAGTTCCCACGAACATGGCTTGATTTTTCCCAACTAAATGGAGTTCTTTTCCAAGGAGGTGGTGTTATTGATGGCTCAGGTAGCAAATGGTGGGCATCATCTTGCAAAAAGAACAAATCAAAC CCATGCAGAAGCGCACCAACA GCACTAAGTATAGATTCAAGCTCAGCTGTACAGGTAAAGGGCCTTACCATCCAGAACAGccaacaaatgcattttgttaTTTCTCGGTCCGATTCCATACGAGTTTCGGGAGTCCTAGTCTCGTCTCCAGGAGACAGTCCAAACACCGATGGAATCCATATCACTGCATCAACTAATGTTGCTCTCCAAGACTGCAAAATTGGAACAG GGGATGACTGCATCTCAATTGTGAATGCTAGCTCTGGAATCAAGATGAAGAGGATCTACTGTGGACCAGGACATGGAATCAG CATTGGAAGCCTTGGGAAAGACAACTCTACTGGTTTAGTCTCGAAGGTTGTCTTGGATACAGCATTCCTTCAGGAGACTAGCAATGGCCTTAGGATTAAAACTTGGCAG GGAGGTTCTGGTTATGTTCGCGGAGTTCGTTTCCAAAATGTGAGGATGGAAGATGTATCAAATCCCATCATTATTGATCAGTTCTACTGCGATTCTCCAACTGCTTGTCAAAACCAG ACATCCGCCATAAATATAAGCCAGATTGTCTACCGGAACATTAGAGGGACTACAAAGAGTCCAAAGGCCATGAAATTTGCTTGCAGTGACACAGTTCCATGCAGAAACATAGTCCTTAGCAACATCAACTTAGAGAAGAAAGATGGCACAGCAGAGACCTACTGCAACTCTGCCGAAGGCTTTGGGTACGGAGTTGTACAACCCTCGGCTGACTGCCTATCTTCCCGTGACAAGGAATATGTCTTTATCAATCAGCAAGAAGATGCTCAAGTTGTGAAAACCAGCAGATCTTCAGAGGATATCGTTCACACTGAGCTCTGA